In Lacerta agilis isolate rLacAgi1 chromosome 1, rLacAgi1.pri, whole genome shotgun sequence, the following proteins share a genomic window:
- the LOC117049176 gene encoding uncharacterized protein LOC117049176, giving the protein MAAGRHPRGKGDPDTPPAAPTAPIPRERREPSEEEHSLPPSQPPPLPANRHPKERRGTPREGKTSSLVPSRRATTAKEGREDSVSDFQFWVNVDSTDQLSSQPDHFLLDRSTPTGEGSSWLPFPCQSLFPDVQIPLPDPGGQIRQFEGGAELDSSLLVQSDDSDLQFKYHRFIPAHPYKTQRHAANIRERKRMLSINSAFDELRGHVPTFPYEKRLSKIDTLRLAIAYIALLSDILTSGSDPKSYVQKCMKNGYKGHQNAIWNTSDLAYLVTIQFAIQQSKLVNHGLP; this is encoded by the exons atggcggcggggcgcCACCCCCGTGGAAAGGGAGACCCCGACACCCCCCCTGCCGCCCCCACAGCTCCCATCCCAAGGGAAAGACGGGAGCCCTCGGAAGAGGAACACTCGTTGCCGCCAtcgcagccgccgccgctgccggcTAATCGCCATCccaaggagagaagagggacacCCAGGGAAGGTAaaacctcttccctggtgcccagcCGCCGTGCAACCACCGCCAAAGAGGGGAGAG AAGATTCAGTATCAGATTTTCAATTCTGGGTCAATGTGGATTCTACTGATCAACTCTCCTCTCAGCCAGATCATTTTCTACTTGACCGTTCTACTCCAACAGGTGAAGGCTCCTCTTGGCTACCTTTTCCTTGTCAGTCATTGTTTCCTGATGTGCAAATACCACTCCCAGACCCAGGTGGGCAGATTCGGCAGTTTGAGGGTGGTGCTGAATTGGACAGCTCCTTGTTGGTTCAATCTGATGATAGTGACCTGCAGTTTAAATATCACCGATTCATTCCTGCTCACCCGTACAAGACACAGAGACATGCTGCCAACATTAGGGAAAGAAAAAGGATGCTCAGCATCAACTCTGCTTTTGATGAACTTAGAGGCCATGTACCAACCTTCCCTTATGAGAAGCGTCTCTCCAAAATTGACACTCTCAGACTGGCCATAGCATACATCGCATTGCTTAGTGATATCCTGACTTCAGGATCTGACCCCAAATCCTATGTGCAGAAATGTATGAAAAACGGATATAAAGGTCATCAGAATGCAATCTGGAACACAAGTG ATCTTGCTTATTTGGTAACTATTCAGTTTGCAATACAACAAAGTAAACTTGTAAATCATGGGCTTCCCTGA